Within Quercus lobata isolate SW786 chromosome 5, ValleyOak3.0 Primary Assembly, whole genome shotgun sequence, the genomic segment CCGTACAAGAGGTGTTCGAGGGAGATGCCCTCAAAACGATAGACTAAATGGAACAGTAAATCATCTCCATTATTCCTTTGAAAAGCTTTAACAAACTTGGGCGTTATGTCTAGCCCGGCCTCCGTAAGATTCTCTCCAAAATGTGCCTCCCTTAAGGCACTTACATGTGCATCTGAGCCACTGAACGTCTGCGTGTATATAAAGCATCCACAACAACTCAAACACAACAAGGCAGAAAGCGAAAGGGAAAGCAGCATTCTAGAGATTCATAAccaaagagaagagagaatttTCCTAATGACTAATGAGCatttcacattttctttttaacccAGTACCAAAGCAGGGAagcagaacaaaaaaaaaacaaagggagaGAAGCTAAGAAGCACGGATACATACAAACACGGGTGCAGGAACAAACACAAGTACGACACGGTGACATGagcaatttatataaatttataacatAAAACGGCCAACACTAGCATATCATGGATAAGGCACCCTAAATTAACTTTCCGTGCCTCTTAGCAACAAGAAAGAACAAGTAGACAAAAGGCTATGAGTCATGAGTGTGTAACATAGACATTGTTCATAACAAATTCCTATGCTTTTTTAATTCTCTGTAAATACCCAAACCCAATATCATGACCTCATGAATTGTTCACAGAGcacacatgaatttttttttttattttttgataaaacagAGCACACATTAATTGAGACACACATGCAGCAACAGAATTAATATATCTGCCTACACGCACAGTGCACACATACAATAGTATagtataataacaataataatacacTTATGATCTTCACAATGAACTCCAATTCATTGGAATTGAACTTGGAGGCAAGCCAGGCCGTTCCGAAGCTTCCTTCACCAATCATCTTTGTCAAATTATACCTGCAATGCAAAGTGAAACATAGATTAGTACCCCATATCTACTACTACAAATGAacatttgatatatatatgagttcctttttatttttttatagagaacAAACCTGTGATCATCAAGCTCAGCAGGCATGGTCGGAGCCGGAGGAGGTGGAGAAGGCCTAGCGGGGCAAGTTTGAATAGACGGAGGGAGAGGCCTAGTCAAGCAAGTCGGAGAAGACTGAGGCCTAGTTGTCGGAGTAGACAGAGGCGGAGGCCTAGTTGAGCAAGTTGGAGGAGGCAGAGACCGAGCACAGAAAGCGCCATTAGTAAGCACAAAAAATAGCAAGCAGATTAAGGACGACGACGTTGCAGCTGCCGATAACCAGACCATTAGTACTGACTATTTggagaaaatataaaagaaagtcgagagagagagaatatgagAGAGTGTAAGGAAATGAAATACATCGAGCTTCGAGCCTGAGTGAATGAGTGAGACAGAATGTGGGTTTTGCTTTGCGAGTGAGTCAGTTATAGAGAGAGTGAGtcagttagagagagagagagagaatgatgaGCTGTGCATAACGGCCGGTGCAATGTCGTTTCcacattttttggaaattgtcCGATGACTCTCTGCCCTGGCAGTTGCAGACCGGCTACACCATATAAACAATTGATGCAATTGCCTAAAGaccccaaataaaaaaaggccccattttttttaaaaaaaaattatatttatctatatattttaattacaaaaaaaaatattttaggtatttttattggtcaataaaatgcattaaaaaagtCACATTGTATCTTAAAATGCAGAATAGTGCACAATAACAGTGCACACAACTTGATAGGATAAGATTGCACAGTGCACATAGCATTTTGCAGTCTTGTCCAGAAGCCCCAACACATCACAAGGCCTAAACTAAACTGGCCCCCACATGGCCCCACACTATTTAATAagttatcacatttttttttaatgcaaaatcttactttatcaattattataaattatcgcaccaattaattatttgatgtatattatatcaactcatttgtattatagtgatactaatttattgaaccatgtaataaattaatttttatttgtacaaATTTAGACTTTAAAGTTAGAAAAAGAATCCACTTAAAATTTTCGCCTAAGGCTCCCAAAATTGTTGAGCCGCAGTTGTAGTACGCTACGTACATGAAAATTTTTGGCTTCTTGGTTCAACCCCGTTATATATCTCCGTGACTGATTAACTATAATATTAATGagttttagttagctcaactagtaaagatTTTgttggttgaataagaaatttgagttCCAATTcttatttacacaaaaaattgattgatgtcttggtttaataataaaaaactatcatcatGAGCATATTgaaactctctttaaaaaaaaaatactatttatttaGTTGAAGCTGACATAGATGATGTGAACATGCTGTTGATCATGGGCATTATTATGTTAATATGTcagttgaaaatcaattctttagaacatatatataagttgaaccataattattataaaaaataataatcatctAAGGCAACCTCATAGCTGGGAGATATATGTATTTACTAGGCTCATGGGAAGACCTTAGCCATAGCTCTATCTATGAGCAATGCCTATCTTTGGTTTAGTGGGCTGGGCTCCAAtgaccaaaaaaatttgaattcaaccattggttttttttaagctaataatcaaataattcaaaaaaaatttaccaacgttattttctaaaaaaaaaaaaagttactaggctattaaaaaaaaaattttacttaccATAAATTAACATAATCACTTTAAGCATCCTTTCTTTATTAaccataaatattttaattaatatgcttgatttatttcttcataatatttcttttaacaTGGGAGGGAGATTGGGATGAGCAAAGTAAGAGAAAGTTTAAAGGAGAAATCCTTTCTTTCAAATATGATTTATGCACCAAATCAACACAAATAAAAGCAGATTTATAATCTTATAAAACTGTTGGCAGTTCACCATATCAAAAGAGTAAATAACAAAaccatataatatatattttaaatatatattaaatataagtggGTTAGGCAACCTTTTGAATCTACTAACTTGCACCAAACTTAAcccattgttaaaaaaaaatttgcaacccAACCCAATGCATCAACTCCTAAAAATTGACCCAACCTAGTAGGttggattggattgggttgGTTTTTGTGGATCAGTGGGTTGATTGCACACCCCTAATCATTCCTTATATATCCTCGCTTAATGGCATATCTTTTCCTTGGAAATTGGTGTAGTGTTTGAAGGTTCCCTCTAGGGTTGCCTTCTTTTCTTGTATTATTGCTTTAGGGAAGATGTTATCTACTGACAATTTTAAGAAGAGAGGTATTATTCTTTTGgattggtgttgcatgtgcACAAAATATGGGGAGTTCGtggattttcttcttcattgtcatATAACTTTTTAGTAGTGGTCAATGACATTCTATTTATTTGGATTCCAATGGTTAGCCGAGAGAGTTATTGATATGTTTGCAGCTTGGTAGGGTTCTTTCAATTGGCATAGAAACATAACCTTTTGGAGGGCAATGCCTCATTGCATTACGTAGTgtctttggaaaaaagaaaattctagaaGTTTTGAGGGTCGTGAACAGACTATCCttgattttaaacttttttttttcttcatgccTTGTTAGATTGGAGTGTTGCCTTTCATTCTCCTCGTTTTACTCTTTCAgatatgttattaaaaaaaaaaaaaaaaattctattggAAACATTCCTGAAGCACACTctaaaataagaggaaaaaatttattaaaataatccaCTAAACAAAATAGGCTATATAACCCAAATAATAAGCTAAGCTAAACAAGCTCTAAGTTAAGCAAAATAACATGTAAAGGAATCCATAATTTAATGTATGATAAAGCCCCCAGCAGATCTCAGACGAACCACAGCAACTGACAAGTTATAACCGCTCCTACTATTATCACATGGAATACCCCCTTCTTTGCTGGCTTTAAGAAATGCAGTATGTACTATGCAATCAGCATCACTTGGTGTCATAAAATAACATGGAATTGGGGTCAACGTCCAATAGCTTTTATAACGTTTTTGATGTAATAGAGCACAGATATCAGGTTCATTTAGGGTTTTAAATATTTCATCAGATGCAAGCACCAAATGACTGTTGACAGCACTTAAAGGTTTCCAATCGGTCACCTTAGGTGCCAAATTGCCATACCTGCCAATGATCCAGAGtaataaaattagaaagaaaaattcaacCCCAGAAATAAATTTTATCGACCaatattcataatttatttgaaaataagatTTAGGATCCatataagaaaatcaaaagctataaacattcatttctttttcctttatacAAGACAAAAACTCACCTTCCTACGAATACACAAGCAGTTCCATCTTCAGTTCTTTCACTGAGACTTCTTGAATGATGCCTTCTTGCCAATTTAGCAGACAGATCAATCCATACATCTGGTGTTTTCAAATGAGGAGCAACAACACATCAACTTGGTACACATAGTATGTTAAAACGGTCTTTCTAAATAGAATAATTACATTAGGCCTATGCTCTGTTATTATACTAAGATCCCAAGCTTAATTCAAAgagaaacaaaactaacctAACAAATAGAGCCATCACACAGTGCTAACTACTTTTCAATCTGTTACAACTAACTGCACTAATCTAATCCACAATTAATTAACATGTATTTATTCTCTTCCAAACTTATGTGCTGAACTCGTGCACTATTTAAGCATATGCCATTGTTTGTGGGCTTCATACAATTAACTACACTAATCTGTATTGTACTTAAACACAAGGTGAGGTAAGGATGTTGTTTGCTTTTGATCTGTTTTCCCTTTTACGCAAAACATAACTGTTTGCTCTTCATTGTCTTCCTTTTCAACGCAAACATTCTGGTTGAAAAAGCTAGGATGCCCTAGGAATTTAACATCTTAGCATAAAATGGACTCTAACCATTTATGaccctgagagagagagagagagagagagagagagagagatagatagatTCATATCTGACCTTCATCCTCCACATAGTGCCAATTACACAAAAAGGCCTTTGAGTTGCAACCATTGGCAACTAATATTTGCCCTTCTATCATAAGAACAACAGTGGCAACGCATCCAGGAACATGATTTTGTTTAGAAGCAACCTGAGAAAACATCACAAAGTAAAATTAGAAGACTAGCTCAAAAATTTAGGAAacaaatatgtataaaaaaaaataaaaaaaggaaaaggagggaaaaaaaagtgttgCTAGCAAAACTTACCTCGGACAAAGTTAAATCAATATCATGGATGGTCCTCGACAATGCttccttcaaaattttttcatttattgttCCATCAACTCCTTTTGGTAACATCCACAAAGAACTGCAATCCAAAGCCCTATGAATTGCAAAATTATTGCAACATTATCAtccttgaaatttttaaaacttgttcCTCTCTAATGTGTATTCTCAAAATAGAtgagggttcaaagaaattcaTGCAAAGTGCAGCAAAAGGATCAAAACCCATCTGACATGCCCCCAGATAAAAGGTAATCAAAAgtttaaaaccaaaaatcagCTTGAACTTTTTCTTGTTCCCTTTCTgcactcttaaaaaaaaaatctttgggAAGCAGACAACTTTCGCATGCTAGATATTTACTCAAGTTTAATCAAGCAGATTTTGTTAATGCCTAACTTCCTTAAGTTTGGGATAGcatgaagattttttttcctaatgtaCCTCATGGCCTTAGGGAGAATCTCAGAGCATACTATGACATATTGCTTGATGCATTGGGATATTAAGCATGCATGTTAGGATGAGGCACTAGTGATTGGCATTAAATGATTCAGGTTTTCTCCTATGTGGTAGCACCTTAGTTATTGAATTTGCAAAAACTTTATGCTTTAATTATTAGACAGTTGCATGTGTccctacaacaacaacaactaagccttagtcccaaaacttAGGGTTCAAGAatggatcctcaacaaactAATCAAGGTTagccacatgtattcttttatGTGTGTTCTCCTTGCTCTAATCTTTTTTCCCCATTGTTAACTTGTTGAATCAAGTAGGAGAGATTATGCCAGGGAACTGTCACTAAAAATTGGCCCAGACTTTTGGGTTCATTTTAGTGAGGGACTGCTAAGTGATTTTTAACTTTACAAAATTATCAAGCTATGGTTGGCAGATACAGAGTTAAAGTAGACACCAAATaagtaaaaaccattttttatttataacatagaatagaaaagtaaataactCAAACAAATTGCAGAAGACACAACGACCTCACTCAAGCACACAAGCATGCAAAAAGCTAATAAAATAGGGGTGCAAATCACAGAGAGCAACTATCATCCCCTACAATATATAGATCCTTAATTACACATCATGAACAGCAAGAAAAAGATACGTGCAAAGACACATATATACCAGATATAACAGGAGCACAGACCACAAGCTAAAACAACACAAATACAGAAATTGTAGATATTGAGTGCATGTGcataaacaaacacacatgCACCCAATGGGTGTTGAACCTACAATCTCACCCTCCACCTCGAACTTACAAGAAGAGAaaatgccatttgagctagaacTCATTGGCATAACAGGAGCACATATTGCCatatttggggggggggggggtgttgtgaACTGGAGCATATATTGCACTCAAAGATTTCACAAGGAATATCCTGCTCATTATACAGATTCTAAATTTAATAACATAAGCAAACACATCCATacatgaatatataaatattgcgATTATTTCACaagaatataattaaatttcataacatgagaaaattaatatatataagatGCATAAGATAAAGGCACAGCAGcaatttcaaaatgatttttggggAGTAAGTCCAATATAGATCTTTCCGTTGAGCTCTTCTCCATTAAAATTAATAACCTAGGGAAGAACGATTACCTTCTAATAAATTGGTCTACTTCATTAACTTGGTTTAGCTCTGGAAATACCATATCATGGTCCTCCTTGTAAGATAACGGTCCCATCAATTTGTTAAATGCATACGTCTCATCACGAAGAAAGTATGTGTGaactaaaaagtaattttttagaagatttgTAGCCATCTTAGCAGAGTCCTCCACACCATTATGGTCAAATACTGCGACCATACCAACTTTAACATCTTCAATAGACCCATTTTCACCTGCAAcatatcaaatataataatatttttgccTTGTGGGAATTggaaaaaattcataaattaaaaactgGCGCCAAACATGAACTCAATTTACAAATGTAGCATTCTAATAAGATTTCAAAGTAATGAGCATAGATGACCAGGGAAAGAACTCAGCCATCAGACTGGGTCTTGGATAAGTAGAAGTGATGTCCAGATGATTATAGTAATATTTTGGATTAAAAATTAGTAGAAATTAGTGTCAAATCAAAACTATTAACAATGTTTAACGTTTTCTGATTATTTGAGTTGGTGTTTGTTATGCACAACTTGGAATTTGAGCTAATAAATGTGTCAAAGTCAAGCAAAATCCAACCTTTAAAAGTGTCAAAATATTGTGAATCAAGCCATTCGattcaaattctttttgtttttcaagaACCATAAACTACTCATCAATTCGAAGCAAGCCAAATATTGAACTGAGAACCAAGCACAATTAGTTAAAAGTCATGATAATACCTAGAAATGGAATCTGCAAATCAAGATCacaaaaaaatctttctttgaAATGCTTCTTGCCATCTTCGAAATTGGTGAATCCTGCCAAC encodes:
- the LOC115991617 gene encoding probable protein phosphatase 2C 51 — protein: MEGLRTLFLGVVVGLFLLGNSFSYGERTICATYYQKGGAPAVLENPECSSWVLSNNFYRNHTVNCLLAGFTNFEDGKKHFKERFFCDLDLQIPFLGENGSIEDVKVGMVAVFDHNGVEDSAKMATNLLKNYFLVHTYFLRDETYAFNKLMGPLSYKEDHDMVFPELNQVNEVDQFIRRALDCSSLWMLPKGVDGTINEKILKEALSRTIHDIDLTLSEVASKQNHVPGCVATVVLMIEGQILVANGCNSKAFLCNWHYVEDEDVWIDLSAKLARRHHSRSLSERTEDGTACVFVGRYGNLAPKVTDWKPLSAVNSHLVLASDEIFKTLNEPDICALLHQKRYKSYWTLTPIPCYFMTPSDADCIVHTAFLKASKEGGIPCDNSRSGYNLSVAVVRLRSAGGFIIH